The Myxococcota bacterium genome contains a region encoding:
- a CDS encoding YqgE/AlgH family protein: protein MSASIAPSLLVAMPQLLDPNFHRTVVLLIHHDDEGCFGVVLNRGSGITARRLCESVELSWAGDPEEEIGWGGPVQPQTGWVLFGDTAGLEPEEDVQSLVPGVHFAGSLGVLEQMAQSPPAALRLLVGYAGWGPGQLEKELAEGAWLLAPADSESVFRVPEEALWEHVLRGLGVEPATLVASRGVH from the coding sequence GTGAGTGCTTCGATCGCACCGTCCCTGCTGGTGGCCATGCCCCAGCTTCTCGATCCGAACTTCCATCGCACGGTCGTGTTGCTGATTCATCACGATGACGAGGGATGCTTCGGGGTCGTCCTCAACCGCGGGAGTGGAATCACCGCGCGTCGCCTCTGCGAGAGCGTCGAACTCTCGTGGGCCGGCGACCCGGAGGAGGAGATCGGCTGGGGCGGACCCGTGCAGCCGCAGACGGGCTGGGTGCTCTTCGGGGACACGGCGGGTCTCGAGCCGGAGGAGGATGTCCAGTCGCTGGTCCCGGGCGTCCACTTCGCCGGCTCCCTCGGCGTCCTGGAACAGATGGCGCAGTCTCCGCCCGCTGCCTTGCGCCTGCTGGTCGGGTACGCCGGATGGGGACCGGGCCAGCTCGAGAAGGAGCTCGCCGAGGGCGCCTGGTTGTTGGCTCCGGCCGATTCCGAGAGCGTCTTCCGGGTGCCCGAGGAGGCCCTCTGGGAGCACGTGCTGCGGGGTCTGGGCGTCGAGCCCGCCACCCTGGTGGCGAGCCGGGGTGTGCACTGA
- a CDS encoding CPBP family intramembrane glutamic endopeptidase, with amino-acid sequence MVLWRRFLIAACVLAGGLMASGWVRGLALAERGNRARMGFEMGGIEVGVLALALALAIALPGSVPRRLGLQPSRLSHWAFAAVVLGTLGLSLAMNALVDAMAVAEGSNMTGISRGLAAPPDARSIWIAVFGTALLPGIAEELLCRGVVQRSLVAWIHPLVAIAVSTLLFGALHMELVHGGVAFLIGLYLAVTAFWADSTRPAIAAHVANNGLALAGSVGFLQLRATHGTMLVLGLGLAAAGAYAAYRHRLPRGPRGPRGEARKDPGNAPEDLPEPGLQQRGKSAEV; translated from the coding sequence ATGGTCCTGTGGCGCCGCTTCCTGATCGCTGCCTGCGTACTCGCGGGCGGACTGATGGCGTCGGGTTGGGTGCGCGGTCTCGCACTCGCCGAGCGCGGCAACCGCGCGCGGATGGGCTTCGAGATGGGCGGGATCGAGGTGGGCGTCCTCGCGCTCGCGCTCGCCCTCGCCATCGCCCTGCCCGGCTCGGTGCCGCGTCGACTCGGGTTGCAGCCGAGTCGTCTGTCTCACTGGGCCTTCGCCGCGGTGGTCCTCGGAACGCTCGGCCTGTCACTCGCCATGAACGCGCTGGTCGACGCGATGGCGGTCGCCGAAGGCAGCAACATGACCGGGATCTCGCGCGGCTTGGCGGCTCCGCCCGATGCGCGTTCGATCTGGATCGCGGTGTTCGGCACGGCGCTCCTGCCCGGGATCGCGGAAGAGCTGCTGTGTCGCGGCGTGGTGCAACGGAGCCTGGTTGCCTGGATCCACCCCCTGGTCGCGATCGCCGTGTCCACGCTGCTCTTCGGCGCGCTCCACATGGAGCTGGTCCACGGCGGTGTCGCGTTCCTGATCGGGCTGTATCTCGCGGTCACCGCCTTCTGGGCCGACAGCACCCGCCCCGCGATCGCCGCCCACGTCGCGAACAACGGACTGGCCCTGGCCGGGTCGGTCGGGTTCCTCCAGTTGCGGGCCACCCACGGGACGATGCTGGTGCTCGGACTGGGGCTGGCGGCCGCGGGCGCCTATGCCGCGTACCGCCACCGGTTGCCCCGAGGGCCCCGAGGGCCCCGAGGGGAGGCCCGGAAGGACCCTGGCAACGCACCGGAAGACCTCCCTGAACCAGGCCTTCAGCAGAGAGGGAAATCTGCCGAGGTCTAA